The Hymenobacter sp. DG01 sequence TGACGCTGGCCTGAGGACCCTGGCTGCCAAAGCGCAGCGAGATGAAACGACCATCCTGATAATCAGCGGTGGTCTGAGCAGCGTCAGAGTTTACCTGGTTGAAGAAGTAGTAAGGAATACGAGGGTCCTTATTCCCCTTCATCAGGTTGTAGAAGTACACGTTGACGAAGTTCTCCCGGCTCGAAGAAGCGTAGTCGCCCAGGAAGCCGGGGTGACGGTTCTCAGGTGTGCCACCCGCCGTGCCATACTTGAACTCGAAGTCGTCAGCTGCCCCGATTAGATCATTGGAGTTGGTCAGCAGCGGCTGCACGTCAGCTGATACGTTCCGCGTCAGACGGATCTGGTTGTAGAGCTTCAGCTTCAGCGTGTTGCCCAGACGCACCCACTTGTCGCGGTTACCAGCGTAAATCAGGTCCTCGGTGGAGTTAGGGTTACGGCTGGAGTCTGTGCGCTTCAGGTTGGCAATACCCTCATCAATCAGACGGAACAAGTCGGTGTAGATAGCCTCGTCATCGTCGAACTTAGGAGCCGGGAACTCAGAGCCTTTCAGAGCTTCGCTGTAAGGAATGTCGCCCCACACGTCCACCATTTCGCTGAACATGTAAGCCTTCTGAATCTGAGCAATACCCACAAACGTCCAAGCACCCTGGGTGGTAGCCTGGTTCAGCATCTGCTCGTTGTTTTCGAGCGCCGACGTGTAGAGGCCCAGCCACTGGTTGTTGAAATCGTTAGCTCCCAGGCTGTAGGCTCCAATACGGAAGTTGTTGAGTTGCTGCACCAGGGCCGAAGTCGGCTGGCTCAGACCTGCTACGCTGTGGCCGAGGTAAAGCGACATAGCCGCCTGGCTGGTAGGCATCAACAGCGTAATCGGAACCGTGGTAGGGTTGATTGGGTCAGTGTTGACGTCCAGAAACTTGTCGCAGCTCGTCGTGCCCAGCAACAAAGCTGTTGCGGCTACGGCGGCTGGAATCTTGGTTATCTTCATGAGAAAAGTCGAGAATGAAATTACTGCCTAGAAGTGCGCCTGCTGCTTAGAAGTTCACGCGCAGGTTTACGCCGTAGCGCCGAGCAGTAGGAGCGTTGGTGTACTCAAAGCCCTGAGCGTTCGAAGCACCCCCGTACGTGTTGGTTTCCGGGTCGAAGTTGGTGTACTTCGGCACGTTTGGCGAGAACCACCACAGGTTGCGACCCGACAGGCTCAGCGTTACACCGCGGAACGGGGTTTTCTGCAGCAGGGTAGCCGGTAGGGTGTAACCCAGCGTTACTTCGCGCAGACGAACGGTAGTAGCGTCGTAGATAGAGAACTCAGCCGGACCGCTCAGTGCTGCCGAACCGGCACCGAAGTAGTAGTCGTTCAGCGAAATGGCCGTGTTGTTCGGGATGCTCGAGCCATCGGCATTCTTCAGCGGCAGCTGGGTGTTGGCGTTGCCGTACACCCCGTCAATTACTACTGTTTTCTCCCGGTCTTCGGTGTCCTTGGTTACACCACGGCCCAGCAGGGTAGCAACCGTAGTCGAGTACACATCACCGCCCTTACGGAAGTCCACCACCGATTCGAAGGTGAAGCCTTTGTACGTGAAGGTGTTGGTGAAGCCCAGCAGGTAGTCGGGGTTCGGGTTGCCGATAACGTCCGTCGTGGTGGTCGGAATCATGGTACCCGTGGACGGGTTGATCAGGACTTTCCCGGTTTCGGGGTCGCGGGCAGCCTTGGTACCGTAAATCATGCCGTAGGGCTGGCCGGCTTTGTGGATGGCCTGCACCCCGCCGCTGAAGTAGTTAGCGGCAACGGCTACCTGCTCAACGCCTTCCGTCAGCTTCTCCACGATGTTGCGGTTGCGGGTGAAGGTAGTGAAGCTGGTCCAGCGGAATCCACCGGCATCCACCGGAATCAGGGTCAGTGAGCCTTCGATACCTTTGTTGGAGATTTCACCGAAGTTGGTTACCAGTGCCGTGAAACCTGTGGCGTAGGGCAGCGGAACGTTGGCAATCTGGGCCGTAGAACGCTTATCGTAGTACGTAGCGCTCAGGACGATCCGGTCCTTGAAGAAGTTCAAGTCGGTGCCTACTTCTAGTTCCTTCGAGAACTCCGGGGTCAGAGCCGGGTTGCCGATAGTGCCGCTGATAGCAGCGCCGGAAACCGGGGTAGTACCGCCAGTGGGCGTGAAGGGGAAACCGAAGCCTGCGGCGTTGTTACCGAAGGTGGGGTTCAGAGCGAAGCGGCTGTTAAGCTGGTAGGGGCTGGCGTCCTTACCGGCTTTAGCATAACCAGCCCGCAGTTTGCCCATGTTCAGAATGTCGGACTGCATGCCCAGCGCTTCCGTGAAGATGATGGAAGTGCTGATGCTCGGGTAGAAGAAGCTGCGGTTGTTTTTGGCCAGGGTAGAGGTCCATTCGTTACGAGCCGTAGCGTTGACGTACACGATGTCCTTATAGCCCAGCGTTACGTCACCGAAAACCCCGAAAATACGACGCTTCGTAAAGCCTGAACCAAACTGGCTCTGCGTTTTGGTGTTCTGGATGTCGTCAATATCAAACAACAGATACTGCGAGCCAATAACCGAAGTGGACTGGTACTGACGCTGGTTGACGTTGTGGCCCAGAATAGCTTTCAGGCTGAAGTCTTCCGTCAGGTTCTGGTTAACTGTCAGCAGGGTGGTAGCTTCCAGTTCGGTGTTGGTGATGGCGTCCTGGATAATTTCGCCGGTGCCGCTGGCACCTACCGAGCCCGGACGGATGAAGGAACGACGGTTGTCGTTGTAAGTGTTCAAGCCACCCACAAAGCTCAGGTTCAGCCACTTCAAGATATCGTAGCTGGCGTTGGCGCTGGTAGAAAGACGGTCAACGCGGGAGGTGTAGCCGTTGTATTCCGTTGACCAGTAGGGGTTATCTGCCTGGCCCGTCAGCCAGCCCAGTACCGGACCACGCGTGAGCGGGTTGATATAGGGCAGGCCCGTCAGGTCAAGGCTGCGCGGGATGAACAGCAGGCGGCCCATTACCGAGGCGTTGCCAATGGCGTTGTTAGCCCCGAGCTGCGGACCACGCTGATCCGAGTTGGTGTAAGTAATGTTCGCCCCGATGCGCAACTTGTTGAAGTTACCCGAGCCACCAGCGCTGAGGCTGGTACGGTTGAACTTGCTTTCCGGAATCATGCCTTCCTGCTCCGAGCGGGACAGAACCGTCGAGAAGGTAGCATTGTCGCTGGCCGCAGTTACGTTAACCGAGTTTTCGAACAGCTTACCCGTGTTAAAGAAGTCTTTAACGTTGTTTTCGAAGGCCTGGTACGGATAGCGGGCTCCCTGGAACTCGGGGAAAGCCGCGATGCCGCTCAACGGGTGCAGAACATCAGCGGGCGCCTGGGCGCTGCCGAAAGCCGGACCCCATGAACCGTTGGCTGCTGACTGGGCGAAGTTAGCCCCCGCACCGTATTTGTTCTGATACTCGGGCAGGCTGGCAATCTTCTCAATAGAATAAGAAGAGTTGTAGCCAACCCGGATACCCTTGTCGGCCTTGCCACGGCTACCGGTTTTGGTAGTAATAAGGATAACGCCGTTGGCGCCACGGTTACCGTAGAGAGCAGCGGCCGCCATGCCTTTCAGCACGTTAATCGACTCAATGTTGTTCGGGTCAATATCGGCGGCGCGGTTTGAGTAGGAGGAGCCGCGTACCAGCGTGTTGTCCGAAGCCGTGACATCGTTATTATAAGGTACACCGTCCACTACAAACAGGGGCTGGTTGTTACCGTTAAGCGACGTGTTACCACGAATTACAATACGAGTAGAAGAGCCCGGAGCTCCGCTCGAACCCACGATGTTAACGCCGGCCACCTTGCCCTGCAGGGTGCGCAGTACATCAGGCTCCGACTTTTGAACCACCTGCTGGCTCTGAATTTCAGATACTGCGTAACCAATAGCACGCGACTCGCGCTGGATGCCCAGAGCGGTTACTACTACCTCGCTCAGCTGTTTGGTATCAGCAGCAAGCCCTACATTGATTTGCGTATCGGTACCAATGGGGCGCTCTACCGTGATGAACCCAATGGAGCTGAAAACCAAAGTGCCGTCTCCGGCAGGTACAGTCAGTGTGTACGTACCGTCGGAGTTGGTTGAAATACCGTTGTTGCTACCCTTCAGCAGCACGGTTACCCCCGGCAAGCCTTCGCCTGTCGTGCGGTCCGTTACTCGGCCGGAAACACTCCGAGTTTGGGCTACCCCCTGAACGACACTTAGTGCCGCCAAAGGCAGACCCATGAGTAAGGATTTTCTCATGGAAAAGAAAAAAGATAAAGGTGAAAAAGCGCGGTTTTACGAACAAGTACCGTTCCGCGCTTAAAAATAAGCAGAGTTTATTGAAATAAGCATCCTAAAAATCTTTTGATGCTATTAATAATGTCAAAAACACCTTCTGTCTTCGTTGTATGCCATAAAGCTCACTCAACGGTAGTCTGAAGGGTGTAAATCAGATATATAGAATTGTTACCATAAGTTGTATGTCATTGATTATTCATCTAGTATAACACTTGCTTAATTGATATAGTTATATTAAATACCTTATTTTGTTATGTTATTTTCAATATATAAGCCAAATAGTTATGACGACAGTTTTTTAGGGAGTATTTTCATTCTGCCTGTTCATGAAATTTATTATCTATAATATATGATTTTTCTTATAATAGCTTATGCCTAATAGCCTTTCTCTCTCTAGGTGGGCTTGTTAAAGAGCTGCACCTGACGTTAGATAATTGCTCTTGTTGGCCATACAAACCAAAATGCCTTAGGTAAGCTTAAGTGTTGTATTATACTAGGCTTAGCTCAATTATTGAATAATATCTTTTGCATTTGTAACAATTATATATATAATAGGATTTTATAGCTTGTATTGCACATTGAGAATAGCCTTACATACTGCCCTCTATCTGTATTATAAGAATGTATCATCTACATAGCTACACTAACCAGTATCATTACCCCAACAGCTACTCTTATTTGATATTGATTATTTTACATATATAATAAGCATTGTTATATATTTAGGCTTATCTGCATTTTATGACGTGGGCATGATTACTAATAGCTTTCGATCTGTAACAAAGGTTGACTTAGGGGGATACTCAAACAGAAGTAGAGACAACTATTTATGACAGTAGAATGGTGATATGCTGGCATCAATGTCTCGAGTCACTCCCACTGTGCCTTGAAGCAAGTGTTTAGCTCTACCGGCCAGATTTTTCCAAGATGTAGGCAACCCTGAAATCATAAGGGGCTTAGGAACCAGTTACATCACTATAGGTATTCTGGATTCAGAAGAGCATACAAAGACCTACTCGCAACTGCCTATTGAATGCCATCTAGCGCCAACGACCAGAGGCAACTTCACATCTCAATGCCTTTGGTTTAGAAGGCTGGTGAGGCACATTGAATCTATCAGAGTTGAGTGGATTGCCTTTAGATCAAGCAAGTTTGGGCCTGCTGTTCGCTGTTGCTCAGAAAAGCGTGAGACGGGCAGCGGTTTTGCCTAGTAGAAGAAGGATGCTTGGTTCCTGGGCCCTGATAAGGCTGGAGTAAGGCCTATAGATAGGGCAGTATATCTCAACCCTTCAGACTAGTTGCATTTTTAATGGATAAAGCGAATTCTTGTCAGGTTGGCAAAAAACAATTCGTTTATTTACGGCATCGTAAGTTCATTCTAACATTTTCACTCACATGCGCAAAACAATACTTTCTGCGCTTCTGAGCGCGCCCATCCTGTTGCAGCAGGCCGCCGCCCAGAACCGCGAAATCTCCGGGCGTGTTACTGATGCCGCTAATGGCCAGGGACTTCCGGGGGTTACTGTACTAGTAAAAGGCACCACCGTTGGCGCGTCAACCAATGCAGATGGTGGATTTACTATCAGTGTACCTGCTTCGGCCACTACACTGGTTTTTAGCTCAGTTGGCTACTCCAGCATCGAGCGTGCTATTGGTACGAGCTCTACGTTCAACGTGAGCCTGGGCTCCAGCACCCGCAATCTGGATGAGGTAGTTGTAACGGGTCTGGCAACATCGGTTAAGCGTTCAAACCTGGCCAACGCCGTTTCCACGGTTAGTGCCAAGGAACTGGTGGGCAGCACACGCCCCGTAACCGTAGATGCTGCGTTGAGCGGCAAAGTAGTGGGCGCGAATATTGCCTCCACTAGCGGTGCTCCGGGCGGTGGTGTTTCCATTCAGCTACGCGGTATTTCTACCATCTCTGGTAGCTCACAGCCCCTTTACATCATTGACGGGGTGTACGCCGTGTCGGATGAGGTAGGAAACGGGGCCGGTGCGGCCGCCTTTACAGGTGCCTCTTCAGGTACTACCCGTACTACCCAGGACAACGGTACCAACCGTATTTCGGATTTGAACCCGAACGACATTGAATCGATTGAAATTCTGAAAGGCCCCAGCGCTGCGGCTATTTATGGTACTCGCGCAAGTGCTGGTGTTATTATCATTAAAACCAAGCGTGGAGCTGCTGGCCAGACGCGCGTGAGCGTATCGCAGGATATAGGTTTTGCCAAGGCCCGTAACCTGCTCGGTCAGGAAGGCTGGACGCCCGAGAAAATTGACAAGTTCTACTCCGGGGCGTCGGCTACTGCTGAGAAGGCCAAACTCGCGGCTGCTCAGGCCAGCGGTAAGCTCTACGATTACGAAAAGGAGGTATTTGGCAACACTGCCTTCCTGCGTAATACTAACGTAAGCGTATCGGGCGGTACTGACCGTACCAAATTCTACGTGTCGGGCTCCACGACCAAAGAAGGTGGTATCGTAAAGAACACCGACTACCAGCGTAACTCTATCCGCGCCAACGTAGACCAGAAAATCGGCAAACTGCTGGATATTGGTATTAGCTCTGGCTACTTCAACTCCAGCAACCGCCGCGGCTTCTCCGGTAACGACAACAACGGGATTAGCTTAGGCTACAACCTGGCCCAGATTCCGAACTACGCGGAGTTGCACAAGGATCCGGTTACTGGCCTGTACCCCGACTCTGATTATTCCGGTGACAACCCGCTAGCTGTTGTGGAGCGGGCTATCAACGAGGAAAAAACCAACCGGGTAACGCAGGCCGGTAACGCTACCCTGCACTTTATCGAGAAAGAGAATTCCTCGCTGCGTTTCGCTGCGCAGGGTGGTATTGACTACTCCAGCAGCAACGCGCTGCTCGCGCTTCCTCTCGATTTGCAGTCCCAGCGTAGCTCGGCTAACCCGGGGGTAGTGCGCGTAGCCAAAAACGAATTCTTCAACTACAACCTGCAAGGCTTCCTGATCTACGACTATCGGATTGGTCAGAATCTGAGCCTGACCTCGCAGGTAGGTCTGGTGCGTCTGGGGCTGCGTTCTAACCTCAGCTTCCAGCAGGGGCAGAACTTGGTACCTGGTCCGCTGCTGCCCAACCGTGGCTCGGTAATTACCCAAGATGTGCAGCTGACCGACCAGACGGACGTAGGCTACGTAGCGCAGCAGTCAGCTAACTTCCGCGACCAGGTAGAACTGACCGCCGGCGTTCGTTTCGATAAGTCGAGCCGTAACGGTGACCCCAACAAGCTCTATGCTTTCCCGAAAGGCTCCGTTGCCGTTAACCTCGCTAAGTGGGACTTCTGGTCGGTAAGCGCCGTGAACCTGCTGAAACTGCGTGCCGCATACGGTGAAACCGGTGGACCGGCCTTCTTCGGTGGTCTTTACTCGCCGCTAACCGGTATCAGCATTGGCAACCGTCCGGGCTTTGTTCCCTCAACTGTAGTGGGTAACCCCGAAATCGGTCCGGAGCGTGCTACCGAGCTGGAGTTTGGGGTTGATGTTGGCTTGCTGGATGGTCGTATCAACTTTGAAGCGACGGCTTACAACAAGAAAATCAAGGACATTGTCAACACCTACGTGACGGCTCCTGGTACCGGGGTGCAGTCAGTGCGCGCCTACCCGGTAGGTGACCTGCGCAACCGTGGTTTGGAACTGACACTGGGCATTATTCCGGTTCGTTCGGAAAACTTCACCTGGACCACTAATAACCTGTTCTGGCTGAACCGCTCCGAAGTAACCCGGATTATTGTTCCGGCCTTCTCGGCCAGCAGCGGCTTCGGTTCAACTTTCGGACAAACCTTCTTTGCCCTGGGCGAGTCGCCGTCGCGTTGGTACGGTACCCCCGTCAGCGCCACCGACAACCCGAACAATCCGAGCTTCCTGACTCGTTACGGTGATGCGCAGCCGCGCTTCCAGATGACCTTCCAGAACACCTTCACCATCTTCAAAAACCTGGAAGCCTCGTTCCTCGTGGCATGGAAAAAGGATAGCTACACCAGCAACCTGACCCGCACTCAGAAGGATGCTTTCGGTACCAGCGAAGACTGGAGCGAGGACAGCGGCCAAACCGTCGATGGCGTTCGTTTGACCAAGGGTGAGTACCGCCAGACGCAAAATGCCTCGTTGTTTATCGAGAACAGCGGTTATGTACGTCTGCGTGAAGCTTCTATTTACTACTCGCTGCCCGCCAGCGTACGGACCAGCCTGTTCAAGGATTACGTGAAGAACATCCGGGTAGGCGTTTCGGGTAACAACCTGCTGACGTTCACGAACTACTCCGGCTACGACCCCGAGGTTTCTAACTTCGGTCAGACGGCTACTTCTGCCCAGGTGGATGTGCTTACCTACCCGGCTACCCGCCGCATGTTCTTCCACTTGAACCTTGACTTCTAGACCGGTGTTCAGTGCGCTGAAACACCCCTTCTGGTTGTTCTAATCTTCTTTGATTCAACACTCATGTACACTTCTCTTAAAAACATACCGCGGACGGTAGTATTAGCCTGCTCGCTGGCTGTGCTGCTACCCAGCGCCAGCTGCGACCTGGTGGATATTGACCAGGTGACGGACCCCACCAACCCTAGCTTGGACGACGTTACGGCTAATGCCTCGCTGGCTCAGCTGAATGCCTTGGCAGTAGGGGTAGAGGCTTCTTTGCGCCTCGGACACGTTAACAACGGCGCCAACAACAACTTGATTGGTGAGTTGGGGCGTGAGATTGTTATTCTGGCTAACAACGAAAACCGCTGGTACACGGAAATTCTGGGTACCCGTACCAACCTAGACAATAACGCGTTTTATAGCGCGGCCGCTTACAACGGTTTCGCACGGGTAGTGCGGGCATCCAAAGTATTCCTAGGTTCGGCTCAGGCCACGGCCGTTATCAATGCAGAGCAGAAGCAGGCAATTGCCGGTTTCAGCCATACCTACGAGGCATTGGGTAAGCTGCACATGCTGAACCTGATGGGTGAAAATGGTATCCGCATTGATGTAGACAACTACCTGAAGCCTGGTAAATTCACCGAGGGTAGTGCTCCTGCTCTGACGCATATCCGTCAGTTGCTGGACCAGGCAGCTACGGAATTGGCTGCTGGTGGTACCGCCTTCCCCTTCCAGCTTTCCTCGGGCTTTAACGGCTTTAACACGCCGGCTACTTTCCTGAAGTTCAACCGCGCCCTGGCTGCCCGCGTTGCTCTCTATCAGAACGATAATGCTGGCGCGCTGGCTGCCCTGGCTCAATCATTCTACGATCCGGCAGGTAGCCTGACCATCGGGCCGAAGATTGTGTTTGCTCCTTCTGTAGCAAACGATGCAGGCAACCCCTACTTCCAGGTAGCCAATGGCACGCAAAACCAGCTGGCTGTTGTGCCGTCAAACTTTGTGACGGAAGCAGAGCCCGGCGACCTGCGTTTGGCAAAAGCTCCCTTGCGTACAGGTACCGCCCGTACATTGGGTGGTATTACCAGCACGTACGAGGCCCGCGCTTTCCCCACTCAAACCACTCCGCTGGACATCATTCGCAACGAGGAGCTGATCCTGATTGCGGCTGAAGCTAAAGCGAAGACCAACAACCTGACGGGCGCGCTGAGCGACATCAACGTGATTCGCACGAAAGCCGGTGGGCTCCCTGCTCTTACCGCTACCAGCCTAGCCGACCAGGGTGCTTACATCAACGAGATTCTGAAGCAGCGCCGCTACTCCCTGTTCTACGAAGGCCACTTCTGGGTTGACCTGCGTCGTCTGAACAAGCTGAACCCCACGCCGGCTCCGGGCATTACGCTGGCCTTCGCGTCGGGTAGCGCACCTACCGGTACGTTCCGCCTGTTTGACCGTCTGCCCCGTCCCTTCGCTGAGGTACAGTGGGATGTTGCTAATCCCTAACCTGCTTTTACCAGCAAAAAAAGAGGCTGCTCAATTGAGCAGCCTCTTTTTTTGCTGGTAATAACCTACTCAGTATCCAATAGTAAAGGCACCTAATTCTGCATCAGGTAGCCCTTAATGTATTCTTCCAAATCCCCATCCAACACGTTCTGCACATCGGTGCGCTCGATGCCCGTGCGCAGGTCTTTGATGAGCTTGTAGGGATGCAGCACGTAGTTGCGAATCTGGGAGCCGAAGTCGATTCGCTTTTTGCCCGCTTCCACGGCGGCGCGTGCTTCGTTACGCTTATCCAGCTCCAACTGATACAGGCGCGACCTTAGCATGCGCAGGGCGTGCTCCTTGTTCATGAGCTGGCTGCGCTCGATCTGGCACTCAATCACGATACCCGAGGGAGCGTGCTTAAGACGCACGGCGGTTTCTACCTTGTTTACGTTCTGGCCACCCGCTCCGCCTGCCCGGTACGTATCCCAGGTGATGTCGGCGGGATTGATTTGAATGTTGATGGTATCGTCCACCACCGGGTAGGCAAAAACTGAGGCAAACGACGTGTGCCGACGGCCGCTGCTGTCGAAGGGAGAAATGCGTACCAGCCGGTGTACCCCGATTTCGCTTTTCAAGTAGCCGTAGGCAAAGGCGCCATCAATTTCCAGCGAAGCCGATTTGATACCGGCTCCCTCACCGGGCTGATAACTCACCTGGCGCACGGTAAAACCCTGCTTCTCGCCCCACATGATGTACATGCGCATGAGCATTTCGGCCCAATCCTGGCTTTCAGTACCACCCGCGCCGGGGTTTATTTCCAGAATGGCGGAGAGCTGGTCTTCCTCATCAGAGAGCATGCGCTTGAACTCCAGGCGCTCTACAGCCTGCTCGGCTGCGTTGAACTCACGCTGTATCTCGGCTTCCTCAACCTCGCCTTCCCGGTAAAAGTCGTAGAGCACCTCGATGTCGCTTACCAGCTTCTCTACAGCCTCGTAGTCGTCGGTCCAGACCTTAACCGCCTTGATTTCCTTCATGACGGCTTCCGCCTTTTTTGAGTCATCCCAGAAGCCGGGTGCCGTGGTCTGCTGCTCCGTTTCTATTACCTGGGCTTTGCGGGCATCGTAGTCAAAGATACCTCCTCAGGGCCTCAGCGCGGCCCTTCAATTCCTTCACCTGGTCGTGGGTCATGGAAAAAAGAATGAATGATAAAACCAGTATTGCGTCCGACGTGGCGCATTACAGATCAAAGGTCAGCATAAATCAGGTAGGCGCGCCTGCTAAAACGATATAAACGACAGCGGACGGCGCTGGGGGCGCCGTCCGCTGGAAGTGATGGGGTAGGGGAGGAACGTTAGATACGCACCATCCACTCGTGTACGTCAGGGGCTTCGCCGCTCCGGATAGCTGCCAGGGCTGCAGATACGCGGTGCGAGAAAGCGTCGGCGGTTGGGGTGGGAAGGGTGTAATCCTGACCCTGGTAACCAATAACGGCAATTGGCGCAATGGTAGCGGCAGTGCCTACCCCGAATGCTTCCTGCAAGGTGCCATTGGCCTGCGCTTCCAGAATTTCCAGGGCCGAAACTTTACGTTCCTCTACCGGCATACCCCAGTCGCGGGCCAGCTGAAGCACGCTACGGCGGGTGATGCCATCCAGGATAGATGTGCTCAGGGCCGGCGTAACCAAACGGTTATCAATAACGAACACCGCGTTCATGGTGCCGGATTCTTCCACGTATTTGTGCTCAGAGGCGTCCGTCCAGATCAACTGGTTGTAGCCTTCCTGTTGAGCCAGCTTGGTGGGGTACATGGCCGCACCGTAGTTACCTGCATTCTTAGCGAAGCCGGCGCCGCCCTCAGCTGAGCGCACATACTTTTCCTCGAAGCGCACACGCAAAGGCTTGTTATAGTACAGGCCTACTGGGCAGGTAATAATCATGAAGCGGTAGGAGTCGGATGGGCGTACGCCCAGCATACCATCGGTGGCAAACATGAAGGGGCGAATGTAGAGGGCGCTACCCGGAAAGTTCGGTACCCATTTGGCATCCAGCCGGATCAGCTGGCTCAGGCCCTGCATGAACAGCTCCTCAGGCACGGCGGGCATGCACATGCGCTCGGCCGAGAGATTTAGGCGGTT is a genomic window containing:
- a CDS encoding SusC/RagA family TonB-linked outer membrane protein; this translates as MRKTILSALLSAPILLQQAAAQNREISGRVTDAANGQGLPGVTVLVKGTTVGASTNADGGFTISVPASATTLVFSSVGYSSIERAIGTSSTFNVSLGSSTRNLDEVVVTGLATSVKRSNLANAVSTVSAKELVGSTRPVTVDAALSGKVVGANIASTSGAPGGGVSIQLRGISTISGSSQPLYIIDGVYAVSDEVGNGAGAAAFTGASSGTTRTTQDNGTNRISDLNPNDIESIEILKGPSAAAIYGTRASAGVIIIKTKRGAAGQTRVSVSQDIGFAKARNLLGQEGWTPEKIDKFYSGASATAEKAKLAAAQASGKLYDYEKEVFGNTAFLRNTNVSVSGGTDRTKFYVSGSTTKEGGIVKNTDYQRNSIRANVDQKIGKLLDIGISSGYFNSSNRRGFSGNDNNGISLGYNLAQIPNYAELHKDPVTGLYPDSDYSGDNPLAVVERAINEEKTNRVTQAGNATLHFIEKENSSLRFAAQGGIDYSSSNALLALPLDLQSQRSSANPGVVRVAKNEFFNYNLQGFLIYDYRIGQNLSLTSQVGLVRLGLRSNLSFQQGQNLVPGPLLPNRGSVITQDVQLTDQTDVGYVAQQSANFRDQVELTAGVRFDKSSRNGDPNKLYAFPKGSVAVNLAKWDFWSVSAVNLLKLRAAYGETGGPAFFGGLYSPLTGISIGNRPGFVPSTVVGNPEIGPERATELEFGVDVGLLDGRINFEATAYNKKIKDIVNTYVTAPGTGVQSVRAYPVGDLRNRGLELTLGIIPVRSENFTWTTNNLFWLNRSEVTRIIVPAFSASSGFGSTFGQTFFALGESPSRWYGTPVSATDNPNNPSFLTRYGDAQPRFQMTFQNTFTIFKNLEASFLVAWKKDSYTSNLTRTQKDAFGTSEDWSEDSGQTVDGVRLTKGEYRQTQNASLFIENSGYVRLREASIYYSLPASVRTSLFKDYVKNIRVGVSGNNLLTFTNYSGYDPEVSNFGQTATSAQVDVLTYPATRRMFFHLNLDF
- a CDS encoding RagB/SusD family nutrient uptake outer membrane protein gives rise to the protein MYTSLKNIPRTVVLACSLAVLLPSASCDLVDIDQVTDPTNPSLDDVTANASLAQLNALAVGVEASLRLGHVNNGANNNLIGELGREIVILANNENRWYTEILGTRTNLDNNAFYSAAAYNGFARVVRASKVFLGSAQATAVINAEQKQAIAGFSHTYEALGKLHMLNLMGENGIRIDVDNYLKPGKFTEGSAPALTHIRQLLDQAATELAAGGTAFPFQLSSGFNGFNTPATFLKFNRALAARVALYQNDNAGALAALAQSFYDPAGSLTIGPKIVFAPSVANDAGNPYFQVANGTQNQLAVVPSNFVTEAEPGDLRLAKAPLRTGTARTLGGITSTYEARAFPTQTTPLDIIRNEELILIAAEAKAKTNNLTGALSDINVIRTKAGGLPALTATSLADQGAYINEILKQRRYSLFYEGHFWVDLRRLNKLNPTPAPGITLAFASGSAPTGTFRLFDRLPRPFAEVQWDVANP
- a CDS encoding SusC/RagA family TonB-linked outer membrane protein, encoding MRKSLLMGLPLAALSVVQGVAQTRSVSGRVTDRTTGEGLPGVTVLLKGSNNGISTNSDGTYTLTVPAGDGTLVFSSIGFITVERPIGTDTQINVGLAADTKQLSEVVVTALGIQRESRAIGYAVSEIQSQQVVQKSEPDVLRTLQGKVAGVNIVGSSGAPGSSTRIVIRGNTSLNGNNQPLFVVDGVPYNNDVTASDNTLVRGSSYSNRAADIDPNNIESINVLKGMAAAALYGNRGANGVILITTKTGSRGKADKGIRVGYNSSYSIEKIASLPEYQNKYGAGANFAQSAANGSWGPAFGSAQAPADVLHPLSGIAAFPEFQGARYPYQAFENNVKDFFNTGKLFENSVNVTAASDNATFSTVLSRSEQEGMIPESKFNRTSLSAGGSGNFNKLRIGANITYTNSDQRGPQLGANNAIGNASVMGRLLFIPRSLDLTGLPYINPLTRGPVLGWLTGQADNPYWSTEYNGYTSRVDRLSTSANASYDILKWLNLSFVGGLNTYNDNRRSFIRPGSVGASGTGEIIQDAITNTELEATTLLTVNQNLTEDFSLKAILGHNVNQRQYQSTSVIGSQYLLFDIDDIQNTKTQSQFGSGFTKRRIFGVFGDVTLGYKDIVYVNATARNEWTSTLAKNNRSFFYPSISTSIIFTEALGMQSDILNMGKLRAGYAKAGKDASPYQLNSRFALNPTFGNNAAGFGFPFTPTGGTTPVSGAAISGTIGNPALTPEFSKELEVGTDLNFFKDRIVLSATYYDKRSTAQIANVPLPYATGFTALVTNFGEISNKGIEGSLTLIPVDAGGFRWTSFTTFTRNRNIVEKLTEGVEQVAVAANYFSGGVQAIHKAGQPYGMIYGTKAARDPETGKVLINPSTGTMIPTTTTDVIGNPNPDYLLGFTNTFTYKGFTFESVVDFRKGGDVYSTTVATLLGRGVTKDTEDREKTVVIDGVYGNANTQLPLKNADGSSIPNNTAISLNDYYFGAGSAALSGPAEFSIYDATTVRLREVTLGYTLPATLLQKTPFRGVTLSLSGRNLWWFSPNVPKYTNFDPETNTYGGASNAQGFEYTNAPTARRYGVNLRVNF
- a CDS encoding SusD/RagB family nutrient-binding outer membrane lipoprotein — its product is MKITKIPAAVAATALLLGTTSCDKFLDVNTDPINPTTVPITLLMPTSQAAMSLYLGHSVAGLSQPTSALVQQLNNFRIGAYSLGANDFNNQWLGLYTSALENNEQMLNQATTQGAWTFVGIAQIQKAYMFSEMVDVWGDIPYSEALKGSEFPAPKFDDDEAIYTDLFRLIDEGIANLKRTDSSRNPNSTEDLIYAGNRDKWVRLGNTLKLKLYNQIRLTRNVSADVQPLLTNSNDLIGAADDFEFKYGTAGGTPENRHPGFLGDYASSSRENFVNVYFYNLMKGNKDPRIPYYFFNQVNSDAAQTTADYQDGRFISLRFGSQGPQASVNTTNIRTLQGLYPIGGRFDNGAGFATGTGATAASAKGNVAQRFLTFFARKFTEAELYLTVLNNPTSARTAFRDGVTAAFNKVNAVATIDGSTPIAETAVTAYVTAALARYDAATDNNAKLNVIMTEKYIASYGYGIDVYTDYRRTGFPAAPVNPSTDDSDPQTVLTGTEFPVRLPYRLNDLLTNANAPKTQPNITTEKIFWDR